TTGAACCAGGTACAGACATTCATCTGTTTATGTTTATACTCTTCATGTCAATCCTTCACAAAGCAGCAACAGGATTTTTAACAACACAGgccctcttttctctgcttcctctttcaCTGTCGTCTAAAATGTGGGCTTTTTCCTGTCAGAGATGTTGTGCAACTCTGACTGATGCTccatctatttaaaaaaaaaaaaaactatattcaAAATGCGAATTTCATCTCCAACTAGGTTCAGTCCAAACTTCCGAGGGTTATCGTCAGAAAGCgttcaaccctagaccattactggtggtcattacaagacttttttttacttttgtgagtttttcaaaaagttttacattttatggtgaaaatcaaggtcagtgaagttaccatatacggtttcttgccggtctgtaATGAAGCCTGATTGTccctgattggcttggagaaatctcgtagttctgctgcctcatggtgaggcaagggggggCATTTTGAACTGCCACTTCAGTAACCAAATATGGCCCCTTGCCCGATAAAAGGCTATGAAGGCGTCAGTATTTACCatcctttgttgttttcaaaGGTAAGCCCATCGTGGAGAACATCACAGATGCCATCTACGGCAGCAGGAAGACCATCTGTGTGATCAGCCAGCACTACCTGCAGAGTGAGTGGTGCTCCAGGGAGATTCAGATGGCCAGGTGGGGGCGCCGTCTCTTTATCCGTGCACACTTGAAGCTGGGGGAGGCAGTTTTCTGGCAAAGAAAaggcagatttaaaaaatacagcTCTACCATCTCCGTGCTAAGTCCCTCAAATCGACAACCAGGGCTTATTTGTGCGCTTTGACGTTAGCAGATTGAACAGATTGTGACTGTGATCCCAATGCTGTTATATTGTATAGCAGcaattctgttttctttgctaGCATGTCACCAGGTAGATTTACTAAAACTTGAAAACAGCCCAGAGGAGCAGCACAAGGCCAGTTTACTGTCAGACCAGCTGATCTACAACCTGAACTATGACACCAAAACTAAACTGCCTGCCTCAGCTTTATCACTTTCATCTCACCTGGTCTCAGACTGGTTCCAGCTCATGTCCTGTGTTTGGGCGTCTGCAGCTTCCGTCTGTTTGACGAGCAGGAGGACGTGTTGATCCTGCTCTTCATGGAGGACATCCCGGCCCGGCAACTGTCGCTCTACTACCGAATGAGGCACCTGGTGAACAAACAAACCTACCTGAGCTGGTCACAAGCCGGCCGTCACACCGGAGTCTTCTGGCAGAACATACGGCGAGCTCTGAACGCAGCTGAAAGTCCCACCgagcacacacacctcctcactGGACACCTGTAATTCAGCTGTAATTCATCCAGTCAGGCTTCTTATTCAAAGTCACCTGGTTTTCTCTCAAACCTCTTGAATTACAACATGCTGTATTGCaggtgttcatgtttttttttcccaaagacaccaaaaataaatgttCTACGCGAATCAGGTTTACGCGAAGTGCGATTTTACATGCAGGACTTTAACTGGTAGCATTTCTACTTCTTGGTTATTGGTACATAAGTAGAACGTCTGAGTTCTTCTTCTACCACTGGAAGGACGGCTGTATTTACCAGGCAAGGAGGATATTTTTCCTCTTagcttcatttttattattattgttttaaatcTGTCTTGTGAGTCCACAGGCTTCATGGACAACCATAAACCACTTATTTTTACTCAGacaaagattttattttaatgaagcagcaatgaaaatgtagttttactcagaaaaatctaaaatatatccTTCTTCATCTGATTAACAAGGGCAGATGGATTACTAATACTGCCATTTTGGAGTGCTAACTGTAATATTTATGCTTCCATTGATGCACGTGGACTGAATTGTCGGACagaggtgtgtttttctgaatgatgtTTAGTCTCATTTTGTTCACAGCGGCACACTGATGGTTACCTGGATACTACGGCTGTCTGTCACCGCCACCTGAGGGCTGTTTGTGTTGGCggcaaagagacaaagagtATTTTCACATCTAGAAATGCTCTCgtcaaaaatacacaaaaactgGACTTTTAAAAAGAAGAGTCAGCTTTTCTCTTTTGAGTAAAAGAGGTTTAGAGGACGGTCTTAACATCGACAACACGTAACACACCtgaatttttagttttttggtttgtttttttatctgatGATAAAATTATTAATGAATGATTCATAAAATATAGTGAGTTTGTCACTTAAagcagtttttctttctcttttagtGGCACACGAGGTCACATTTCTCTGTAGTATAGTCGAGTATATTGAGAGCTTTAAAttgataatataaaatataaaaattccTCACCTGGGATCAAAtttgcatcatttcattttagtttgttcatttattttgcttcattttcattttattaggTCTGCTcatattttgtatatatatatatttttttgaatatGT
The sequence above is a segment of the Pempheris klunzingeri isolate RE-2024b chromosome 23, fPemKlu1.hap1, whole genome shotgun sequence genome. Coding sequences within it:
- the LOC139223158 gene encoding LOW QUALITY PROTEIN: toll-like receptor 13 (The sequence of the model RefSeq protein was modified relative to this genomic sequence to represent the inferred CDS: deleted 2 bases in 1 codon; substituted 1 base at 1 genomic stop codon), whose amino-acid sequence is ASFIYHFLRWHLAYAYYLPSLRLRXEEEKERCYQYDAFVSYNVHDEAWVYREMLPVLEGEQGWRLCLHHRDFEPGKPIVENITDAIYGSRKTICVISQHYLQSEWCSREIQMASFRLFDEQEDVLILLFMEDIPARQLSLYYRMRHLVNKQTYLSWSQAGRHTGVFWQNIRRALNAAESPTEHTHLLTGHL